The window GGTTTAGCTCTTCAGTAAAAGAGACCAACTGATCGCCAAACTCAAGCGAATCGATGGATGCATCGATGGGTGTCTCCATGCTACTCACAGGCTCTCCGTGAGCTTCGACATTTACAACCGCGACATTCTCAAGTACTGTTTGGGGTTTAGAGGGAGGTGGTGGAGAGGGAATTGTCTTGCCATTGCCAGTTAATTCTTGAACAAGCCTCTTAAAGCTTGAGCTGTCAGTGATGTAGACCTTCGGCCGCAGAACTTTTATCAAACTGCCGAGTTGATTCTTTTCATTCTTAGAAATCTTCATCGATGCTTGACTTACTTTCTTTCCCATAATTTCAATGCTCCTTAGTTTGGAATCTGCTCAGGTTTCTTCGCTTAAGCGGAAAATACTAAGAGCTATAAATATATGCGAAGTTTAGGGATTGTGGAGACAGGACAAGACACTATtcgtaattaaattaaagatgcTGAAAATGATGTAGATATCCTTCCTTCAATACAATATCTTTTTAGGAATTTCCATCCACCCTTCCACCTATATTATACTGTGCGCTTTGTCTCTCTATCCGTCTCTCATTGTCAAAATGTAAGACTCGACCAATCAAAGAATGCTAAGGTTTGTATTTACATGGAGGGAGGGTCAATTCCTGAAGCTGGTTTAAGGTGAGAGAAAGCAAAGATAAAATAATGCTAGTATGAGATCAATGGGCCGTGTGGGAGTTAGAAGGACATCGAGGGCACGCAGCCTACTATTCATGGACTCGTTTTCTTTTGCTTGTGCTTCTAGTCACATCCCATTTGAGACAGGGAGGATGttgaaatttgaaggaaaaaaacaactgaagtttgagttttatattgtcaagaaatacattaaattattgcATCAGACACACGGGCGCTGATAACTTAACTCTTATCAAGTAGCAATCAATGTTCTCTCAAAATATTGCGAATTTcgatctggaaaaaaaaaacgatgcaATGATGTGGTCACCATTTGCAAAGGAAAATAAACCAAGAAGTTGGAGGAATTATTAACAGCCATCCGAGCTCGTTACTGTTAAGTTCTATGCAAGTATTGAGGAGTTGTCATGGGACAGAAGTGATCACATCAGTTCTTGATATTGAAAAATGCGAGTATATGTTGATGTTAGATTTCTTTAAAACAGTATGAAAAGGATATGAAAGATTTTCCATGAGATAGAatgtgtcattttttatttcaacatccAATGTCAAATCAAGATCAGAAATTTTGGCTTTCACTGTCTTTTTGCAATGTGAAAGGAAAATGTGAGGACAATCCCTCCATTTAATTATGAAGTTAACCCTGCTGCGGGTCACATTCTGTGCCTATCTTTAGGCAATGCTTCCAGAATTAACACATCATAAATTACCTAACCCTACACGCTACAGTTATGGTGATGGATAGCCCTATGTAGCACATACAGACCTAAATTCCTCGATGCTGAAAGCCTGCTGATCGTTGTAGGAGTTACAGATTATGTGAGATGGCGTATCCTGCCTGTgacaaaaagaaggaagaagaagctgCAATTCTGCACAGTAGGGTAGTATGCAAAATGAGTCATTTACCTTGTCAGCAATAAATAAACTCCTAGCCAGATCATATATGGTCAGATAGGGCTTGAAAGCAAAGGATGCTTctaattgtattttaatcatTACTGCTGTTAATTGCAATCACcaagtttttctttgttaaagtAACATCTCCTGTTCCTTGATCAGACAGGATTAACATCTCTAGCAATTGTGGGAGGAAACTTATGCACCACTTCCATGATAATGGAATTCCTACTCAGACGATGATTAGGAGGAAAAAACAAGAGTCTAAAGAAATGCTCAGAAAACttcaatcatttgatttatggAGTCCACCCATTCCTGGATAAATTAGCATTAGTACTAGTCTACATTGCAAGGGATGATTTTACAGATTACTTCAAGTAAAATCCACcttgggacaaaaaacaaatccGATCAGCACCACACATGCATGAACCTGCCAAGTAGGAACACAGTATGACAAAAGATCCCCTGCcgattaattgaataattttagatttcGGATATGCCCTTTTAAGTTTGTacataaattataatcaaatGGTCAATGGTCAAGACTCGCAGTCTAGAAAGAAACCATCATGTGTTTTCTGGGCTTGGATCAAATAAAGCTTGCATTAGATTCCAAACAACTAAAAGGTAACCATGTTATGGCATAAGAATCTGGTCAAAGAGCAAAGATTAAGCTGATTTTGATGACTTTTAACCAATGTTAGATCAACTGAGCAGGAGAACTGAACATACGGCACTGAAATCTGGTGAAGCAAAGGTTCCTTCTCTGTTAAATCTTGGATTTGGATAACCTATTGCCAAAACCTAGCAACACGACTGACATAGATTTGTAGATGGTTGAATTAACCAGTCAGAATTTTCATCTGTGTTCAAAGCCTCCAGCCATTGCATTTCCTGCCGATATATTTTCTGACTAAGGTGGCAAGTAATCGTTTGttgttaaatttttagcaaaaaaaaaatggctttCTTTTACCAGCATAGTCAGGAGGAACTGTACCGCTGAGCTTGGTACAGGTATGTATGCCTGTGCTTGGACGGATTAATATTCCAACTTACCATCGAGTCGGTAGTGGGTAAGGTAAAAAATTGGCGTTCGTGACGGTATGGATTCCAGCAAAACAAGGGGTGGTGGTGTGTTTACACCATGCTTGTTCCTGTGGAACTAGGAGACGGTGGACCAAGAAGGGACGGAAAACAAGAGAAGCCCAAGGATTAGGTtgtcattttcttctttccagATGGAGAGATTTGCAAAGGGGAAGATATTGTTCGTGTTTGTTTTTACCTTTCTCTTGtttcttctctcatttctccTTCCAACCAAGCGAGACAGATTTGGATTCCATATTTTCCTCTCCTTGCTTATCCAACACTAAGATTTAAGGGAATTCAAACCTGATTCCGACTCCTCTTTGTTTTCTCTCCCTTTCTATCCTCGGTTTCATCGCCCTAACCAAACATAGCTTTAGAGTGTAAACGCATATGAAAGAGGACAGAGACAGCAGGCTGCATATGAGCTATCCAGTTCCCTTGGGCCTTGAGAACTCAATATTCGAGTTGATAAGCGTGGAGGTTCTAAAAGCTCTGAAAGAATCATCAAGCCATAGAATATAAGACTGATATTAATACATAAACCACTGGCTTCATTGTTCCTAGAATCCCAGAACGCAAGTGTTAAAACAACTTGTGAGATTAGATGCTGGTATGCTACTCGGGATGAGAGTTGAGTTAGAATTGTAAGAGAATCAAAGACGCTAAATTCAAAATTCCTACATCGGAAGTTACAGGTGAAAAATGACAGTTTTTTCAAGATGCAAATGTGAAATTTCTGCcctgataataaaaacaattagacATTTCAGGAACAATTAGCTTGGAGTTTGACATTGTTCCAGGAGAATTGATTTATTCATTGAATTCCGTGGTTACATGCACTTAGCACGCGACAAAAATGACTATAATTTAAGTGAAGAAAATTATATGAAGAGAAAACTGTACCTGTGGAGCAATACTAGCACCACTCTGTAGGAAGCTTCCTCGACTAACACATACAATAAAGATTCATGGAAAACCTTCACATGAAGGTAGAGGTCTAAAATTTGCTGATTTACATGGTGTATACTTGTTATTAATGCCTTTGGGACACGGGGGCATTCTCTGTCAACAATGACCCTAAATGATGCATAAGAGGATATACAGGGCTAAATTCCTTGTCTCCTCTTGATCTAACCTTTGCAGCATAATCATCTAAAGTTGCTTTGATACCTTTCCAAATCTGATCCTCCCCTTGAGAATCCAGCCACAGTGAATACTGCAGAGGTGTAAGCCTGTTCCTTTGCAGTGGTGATTCCAATTCATCAGGGCCTCGGGTGTAAAGGTGGTGGAGTATGACACTTGGTGGCAGATCTTGAAGTAGAGGAGATGCTCCCAACTGAGATGTCTCCAGGAAAATAAGCGGCCGGAATGCTCGGAGTGCCCGGTACGGTGGTCCAAGTTGTTGTACAGGAAACAAATATTGGCCTACAGTTAACTCCAGCTCAGCCATGTCTCTAGCCATCCTCAGTTTCCCTGATTCTGAAAGAGGTCGTACAAGAGAGGCATGTCTGATAAAGAATATCAAAACCCGTGATGCCATACTTCTCACAAGCTGGGTGCATATAGTTTCTGTCCCAGCTGTTGTAGCACTTGCTGAAGAAGGTAAGAGCCTCGACAAGAACTCAGTACGAAAGTGAAGAATGCACTTCTGCAACTCCTCCATGTAAGGTGAAGCATTGTTGTCCATTGCAGCATCCATACCATGAGCACCAAAGTTCTGGTCGTGAATTTGCAGGATGCATGACTCAAGACGGTCAATCATTGCTTTGAACAGGGGAGTCACTGAGTCACGAGCTACCCCATATATTGCACCCAGTGCAGGAGACAACACATCCACTGCGATAGTGGGCAGCCCAGCAATCATTGATGATATACGTGTATGAATTTCTTGTAAATGCTGGCATAAAGCAAAGTTCCTGACTTGTGCTGCAGTTGCAGGACCTGTAATTTGGCGTGCCTCATGACCTGCAGATATCTGAAATTCCAAagcaatttttttcatatatgaaAGGACTTCTCCACCACAAAAATCATGAGAAAACTACCCCTTAAAGAATCCAATTACATTCACTTTGAAAATTCTTCAttgctttatattattttaaatggcACAGCCACATAAGTAATATACAGCACAGTACAGcaagatgatcaaatgaaaacAAGGGCGAAAAAAGTTTACAGCATAAAACCTATTCTATCCTTAAGTTCCAACATTTGGGAATTTATCAGAAATCAAACAGAAAACACCATGAGATATGAAGACACCACTAGCATTAAATCACCAGATTTAGATAGCACACTCAATAAAACTATGATGGCAGTTGCTTTGACTGAACCGAGATTTTTAAGCATGCAAAGCTAGTTAATATGATGGTACCAGAAATTAGCCATGTGTCACCCTTTGAATAAAacaagaattgcaattacaaatAACAATATAACACAACCGATAACAGGAAAATAATTTTACGAGGAAGTCTTTATCACACAACCAAACTACACAAACAAGACATGAAAAATTTGCCAACCATTAGATTGTGGGGAGCATGATGGGAACCCACTGTGGACACCATGATATGATGGTTTGCATTTCTTCTACTTGTGCTCAGTGTAGTTTGGTTTATGTTGTTTAGAATTGCGCTAATTTTACATGGACATATCATCCAAAAAACtttatttgcaaaaaaaaaatgaaaaaaaaaacacatcaagccCAGGATTAAGGTGACACTCAAGTAGGATATGCAAGtggattatttttatgtgtCATATAGATAACAACTCCACAAATATAACATATGATATGCCAGAAAATAAGAACACATAATGGAGAAACCtgaactaacaaaaaaaatactatttgttTTACCAAATTACCTGGTATTCAACTCGTTCTGAAAGCAGGAGCAAAACCTTGCCTATTTCACGAAATACAAGAAGAGTCAAATGCCCATCCAATTGGACTGCTTCAACCTCTTCCTGGATACGGGAGATAATTCTTGAGATTTGTTCTTTGGAAGGAACACTCCCACGGCTGGACACCGGGAAAACAGTGTTCACAAGATCTGAAAGGCGACTTAAGCACATAGCCAAGAAAGCTGTCTGGAATATTTCAATGGCAGCAACCATCTGTTCCTTTCCGTCCAAAGTAATAGCTGGTAAAACCCCTTTGACATCTGTATCATGTGAGATTCTTTCAAGTAGATTCTCTGTCAAGGAGAAGAGTTTAGGATAGCCCATAGCAAATATCTCCTTAACAAAACTTGATGCAGTGAAAGCAGATTTCATTTGGCTAGCAAAAGCCTTCACAAGTGCCTCCCAAACCCGGTCTGTTAGCATGGGATCACCATCCTACAAGAATATCAGCTTATTGTAAGCAAGAAAGAGACGGACAGAAATGTGGCAGAAAATCAAGCAGCAATCAAGGTAAAGGCCCAAAGAAATCTCCCTCTCTCCACAAAAATGCGCAAGCATCAGAGTTTTTCTTTGTTGGATTTGTTTatgacccataaaatcaatcaaaaaacaGGAAACCATCAATACGACCTGAACTACTTAGGAAGCTTTTATATGGCATAATCAAGAGAACAAGGTACATAAAATTACTATATCTGATTATTGGAAATGAAAAACACCAAGAAATAAACGAGTTTAGACTATATATCGCTAATCACTGGATTGCGGACAGTGCATCGCTTCACATGAGTCCATTATAGACCTGCTGCCTACTCTTAACGATATTTCTATCTAGACATCAGGGTGGTCGAATTTGCTATTTAAGGACACATAAATTCAACTATATTCAACAACAGGGGATCAAAAACTTCGTTTTGTGGTACAGAGATATGCAGAGGTTATTACATTACAAACTAGTGCTATCAACTTCTAGTACAGGATCAACCCAAAACAGAAGAATAACACTACAAACCAATTAAAACTCTGCTTAGCAGTTCACAAGGCACCACGATCCATAACCAATATAGAAGCATTCATATAAAAccagcaaacaaacagaaaCATTCTGACCAAAATCATAAATCCCTCTCACCTTAATAACCTCATCAAGCAACAAAACATGCGTAAATGGATCCCTCTTCTTGGACAACACTCTCTGCAAATGCCAAACAGCAACAACAATAGAATGCAACCGATCCATACAATTCCCCATTCTCTGCCAAAGTGCTTCCCTTGCTTTTGCCCCTCCTCCAATCTGTGGAGTCCCACTCCCTCTTATCCCTCCTGGCCCATACCCACCACCACTCGCAGAAATCGCCTTCATATCCAATGCCAAGCCCACACTCTTCACTCCCATTCCCTTATACTTATTCACCAATTGCTCCACAGTCACCTTCAGCTCTCCTAAATTATAGAAAACTTGCAACCCAGTTCCTACTTCTGCCTGATTCAATCCTTCCATTCCTCTCTCTAACACTTTCATCGCTTGGCTGCGCAGTTTTTCCCCAATTTCTTTAACCCAATTCAGCTCTTCGTCAACCATATCAATTCCTCTCAAATCATACTCATTACACATTGTCAAGATCTCGTAATGTAATTGCGCTGCCTTGGCAAGATCCAATTTTTCAGGCTCTGATTCTGATGCAGAAATTAAATCTCGAAGCTTTTTCGACAACCTCAGAGCGCGAATAGTGTGTTGTAATGCTTGGTTGGTACGATGCAAATTGGAGAGCTGGATAGTTTTTGATTTAATAGCGTTATGGGGATCAGAAAGCTCGGATCTGACGCGGCGAATAGAAGACTGCATAGAAGAGATGGCCGATCGGAGGGTGGAGAGGGAGAGTTCAGCGTCTTTAATGGACGAGAGTTGGTGGAAGAGGTGGGGATGGCGGGAAAGGACTTCGGAACGGAGTTGGGATTCGAGGAGGCGAATTGCATGGTGGAGGTGTTCGGCGGTGGAGGCAGGGGAACCAGAGGAGAGGGCGGCGGAGGAGAAGGAAGTGGAAGAGAAGGAGGGAGAGAGGAATGGGGAGAGGAATGGATCTTTGGAGAAAGAGTCTAGAGGTGAAGCAGAAGAGGTTGCGGTGGTTGAAGATGGTGGAGGAGAAGAAGCAGAAGGGGTTTTGAAAGTGGAGAGGCGTTGGagaggagaagaggaggagggagagggagaggcgTTTGTGCTTATCGAGGGGAGTTGAGATCTTTggactgctgctgctgctgttgccatttttcttatataaaaaaaaattgttttaaggtTTAGAATCGATTTAGGGGATGGAGAGCATTTCTCCTGGGTTTATACATTATGATGTTGCTGCCGTCGGAGACTTGACCCTTGAGCTAGCTTCATccgaaaaaaactaaaaaatagagaagagtACAATCTGGTCCCTAGAGTATTACCCGTTTCTTAATCGAGTCCTATGTGATTCTTAAGTTTGGTCGCATGATTGTCGTCCTTCTACTGAAAATACAGAAAGTGGTAAGGGTAACTCTGCAAAAGTACATGAaaatgtgtttaaaaatatatctttaataaaacatatcaaaacaatttaaaaataattaatttaaagttaaaaaaattctacaATTTTTAAACGGAAgaatttttaatcttatatgttattttgaatgatttttcttttttgaacagtaaaggatatttttatactaactttgattattacaaaaataaaaaaagttagttAATATATTGTTTATGATGATCCTAGGGCTGTTTGCTGGTGCAGGCAACTAATGCTTCATGTTGTttgttgtaatttaattttggtttattaatttttattttaatttttacaaggtttaaaatataaaattaaaatatcagagatttattttgatgaaaagtaTGATTTATCAACttatatgaaaattaagaaCTATAATGTACTTTGatcatttatctttattttcaagataatctctattttcaatataataatagttatttacttttaaatttgatttttaattaaattcaaactaaaaaaaacagcttGATAGAAACTTGATTTCTCACATATAGAAATTCTGTTCACTTTAAATATAGATCTCAAAGagtatgaaaagaaaaggcggAGAAAACCCCAGGAAAAGGCTATTTCTGGAAACCCTCCCCCTAGCTTTTTACTCTCTTCTTCCTTGGTCTCAAACCAGCCATACCTTCCCCCtccccggttttttttttctttttcatcctcCCTCAGCAACGTAATGCCAGCCTCAACCATAACAGAGTTTGTCTCCTCGCCAGCAAAGGATTTAAATAATGTGTTTAAACAATGTTTTtactgcaataccaaacacattttattatggattgcaacaataaaatgattattttatctCTGAATCAAATAACATTCGGCTTAGTTGATGGAGGTAATAAGGTCCTCTAAACTTTTTTATAAGGgcttcttaagttttttttttattgttttgttgagggcattatagttttttaacacaaattaaataatactaaattttaaaaagatgttgGTGCGTGCGAGATGTTTGTGCAATTTGATCAGCACGTGCAGCAACATCGATGGTAAAACCTACTCTTTCGCTTTGTTGTTGGATGCAATGTCACGTTCCTCTCCATCAGTTATGGCACGTGACAGTGGTGAACGAGCAGCTTTTCACTAGGGGGTccttttccccttctttttcctcttatttttcataaattgcaTATtggtcttctttgttttttatatttctacttcgaccttttttttaatttctagtttttgtccttggatttttttgtaaattttttttgtattttcaatttagtcctttaatttcaatctatatatatatattttttaaaattttgtccttattcatttgattttttttccttggctcttttataaaagttttactagtttttaattttaccatttaatCCAAGTCTATAGTgtgttattattttcaatttggttcttattcttttaatttctttttttttgttggaattatttttcttttcaatttctaataaaaaatttagttataaTCATTCGGTTGATTTTGCATTGAATAAAGCAAAGAATCTTGATAAACATGAATCTTGTtcttataaaaagataatttattgcAAAAAGTCTTCTTAGTTGATATTTTCTATGAATAAAAAGACCAAGTCACTTTGTTAAACCACCATAAAGTCATAAGATTATTGATAagaaatgggtttacaagagaAAAGATAGAATCACAGGGGTTGAGAATGCAAAGTGTAAAACACACCTAGTGGTTGAGAGCtttacacaaaaacaaaacatgttgagTTCAATTAAGTGTTCTCTCTAATTATGAAGTGTAGTAACACCCATGTAATGTTTTATTATGGTTAATTTATTTGTCTTAAAGTTTGAGCAGTTAAAtgtcaagataatttttttatatagtgagCTGAATAAGAGAAACTCTGTGCATCAACTAGAAAGTTTCATTATTTAAGGTAAGGAATACCAGATGTATTATAGAAGAAGTCATTGTATGGTTTGAAACTGTCATTGATGCAGTGgtataaaatgttttatatttttatccttggaCATGGTTACTTTATGAGTGACTATGACAATTGTGTATTTAAGAAAGCTCTCAAATGACTCATTTTGGGTATAGAATACAGAAAGATCAAAGTATTGGTAAGTTATACTTGTTACATGGAGAGTCATGGAGAAAGTACATAAGTGTTTTGGTATACAAGAATGCAAGCTAGTAAGGGCTCCACTTCCCATTTTAGGTTATTTTCAGCTTTGTTATTAAAAATCGAGAAGGAAAAGGAGCACATGTCAAGTGTTTCATATATTAGTGTAGTTGGAAGCATTATTAGcgtgataaaatttatttatgagtcttttctaatttttacattttagtagCTGAAAAGATTTTAGGGttactttaaaattttgaatgaaaaaataatttgatgtgacgcctaataaattttttttatatttttttaccgtTAGTTTCTCATAAGATATCACCTTTAAAGTAGTTCTAAATTATTAAACCACATAAATcatctgtattttttattatcttttatatattgataatggAAACAATGAAATTCAATTCCACAAACAATGTGAAAGATAAGATTTTCGGATTGTAAAGACACGAAACATTGAATTTACGGGGCCTGAAAACCTTATGGACTAAAATACAGTtttcatcccttttgatctGATACATTTTTCGTCCTCAGTTCATCTGCGCATATGCCCTCGATCGTAACATTCCGAGGAGCTACACAGTAACATTGGAAGTCGAAGGACATCTcagatgaaataaattatggcTAACAGGAGACAACACACACCCTGCGATTCTATTAGAAGCAGAGATTTTGATGACTTCACCATGAAAATCAATAAGAAGTGACAGCTGTTCACATTTATTTTCTCTACAAaaccaaataatcaaattagaTATTATATCAGTTTTCCTCTTAATTCCAATACAAACCCTCAAATCTGGAAACCCCAGACTCAAAAAGGTGAATACAGAACCAGAACAAAGAAAGAATAGATGAGTAGAAAAACCAGGCAGCCGGTAATCAAGTATTCATATGTGGCAGCCACAGCAGAGATAGAAGAAGCAGAGAGTGGAAACAAGAACAACAGCTTCAGCTACATAGAGAACCTTGAAGACCAAGTTGTCTATTATGTTCAACTGAAAATCAAGACCACGTTTCCATTTGATGCCAGAGATTTTCCATGGCCACAGCTGATCCTTCTTCATCATAACCTTCTTCAACGACCATGTCTTCTTCGCCATTACAAGAATAGAAAATACAATACCCTtgcccctctccctctctctctcggtTTTGATGCGCCCCATGTTTGTCTCTTTGCTGTTGTGTTTATATAATGTGGTTGCTTTGGTCTGTTGTGTTcgatggcaaaaaaaaaaaaagaaaaacacaatgaAAAAGGCAGGATTCTGCTGGCCGAGGACACAACGAGGAGGGTAGTTTGgggaataaactggttatggtGAAGAATCTTCTAGTGGGAAAGGGTGTTTTTGGTATTTCCAGCTAGCAAAAGACAGCAAGTATCATATACTTCATACGCGGTTTTGTCTAACGAGGAATCGAAAAGATTTAATGTATCtggaaaaataatagaattcaCACCTGCTTCTAGTTAGGATCTCAACTTTaataactccttttttttttaaaaaaaagaagaagataaatcgtaatattcatttctctttttccGAAAGTTGTTGCCACTTGGGATTTTAATTCAACATGCTTGTCATAAAGAGGAAGAGACAGACATTGACATCCATGAAAATAATTGGTCTCTAACGGTATAGCTACctagttgaatcatgcccgttAGTGTTTGGACGTTTTCAAGCTGTGGATTGGTTTCCATCATTTGGTCAAAGCCCTTCAACGGCTAGTgctcaaaagaaaaaggaagaaaaatatagATGCTGGTACAATTACAAagctagttttatttattttattttttttaaaaaaaagaagaataaagagTCGGTGCCGAGGTGGTTTGGGCTTTTAACAAGTGGAGATACTAAAGTagtcgtgtttttttttccctgccaGCTCACCGGCTACCCAGAATGAGATGGCGGAAGCTTTCAACAATATGAAGATAAGGGCACACTTGCTTTAATTTGTCGAAATAACAACCGGAAAGGAATATATATCTAAGGAGTAAGTTTTAGACTTCTTTAGAGAACAGCTATGCGACACGCGAAAGAATCGTTGCCGAGCGATGGAGCTTTGTTGATGCTAGTTTGATCCCCGCACGCTATGTGTGACaggagaaatta is drawn from Populus nigra chromosome 5, ddPopNigr1.1, whole genome shotgun sequence and contains these coding sequences:
- the LOC133694709 gene encoding conserved oligomeric Golgi complex subunit 5-like, with product MATAAAAVQRSQLPSISTNASPSPSSSSPLQRLSTFKTPSASSPPPSSTTATSSASPLDSFSKDPFLSPFLSPSFSSTSFSSAALSSGSPASTAEHLHHAIRLLESQLRSEVLSRHPHLFHQLSSIKDAELSLSTLRSAISSMQSSIRRVRSELSDPHNAIKSKTIQLSNLHRTNQALQHTIRALRLSKKLRDLISASESEPEKLDLAKAAQLHYEILTMCNEYDLRGIDMVDEELNWVKEIGEKLRSQAMKVLERGMEGLNQAEVGTGLQVFYNLGELKVTVEQLVNKYKGMGVKSVGLALDMKAISASGGGYGPGGIRGSGTPQIGGGAKAREALWQRMGNCMDRLHSIVVAVWHLQRVLSKKRDPFTHVLLLDEVIKDGDPMLTDRVWEALVKAFASQMKSAFTASSFVKEIFAMGYPKLFSLTENLLERISHDTDVKGVLPAITLDGKEQMVAAIEIFQTAFLAMCLSRLSDLVNTVFPVSSRGSVPSKEQISRIISRIQEEVEAVQLDGHLTLLVFREIGKVLLLLSERVEYQISAGHEARQITGPATAAQVRNFALCQHLQEIHTRISSMIAGLPTIAVDVLSPALGAIYGVARDSVTPLFKAMIDRLESCILQIHDQNFGAHGMDAAMDNNASPYMEELQKCILHFRTEFLSRLLPSSASATTAGTETICTQLVRSMASRVLIFFIRHASLVRPLSESGKLRMARDMAELELTVGQYLFPVQQLGPPYRALRAFRPLIFLETSQLGASPLLQDLPPSVILHHLYTRGPDELESPLQRNRLTPLQYSLWLDSQGEDQIWKGIKATLDDYAAKVRSRGDKEFSPVYPLMHHLGSLLTENAPVSQRH